A window of the Vibrio ostreae genome harbors these coding sequences:
- a CDS encoding LacI family DNA-binding transcriptional regulator: protein MNDFTNSKATVKALPVTLKDVAKVAGVSISTVSRILDERLPKSKSKSAEKVRIIAKELGYTRDVMASSLRRGGTGTIGILVPRLTDTVMAILYEELAKAAQQSGYFTIVATCGDDVLEEEKAIESLLGRRVDGLILATSRIDSHATEKLRESGVPHTLVLRTDHISNSVVGNDVHGGYIATRHLIDLGHKRIGIVTGPDYSSNSLGRTEGYKQALAQAGIEFEPDLCIASRFDFESGQKAGALLFNLPIRPTAIFAVTDNLALGVISAAKELDLLPGEDFALVGYNDTPLATMLPTPISSVYVPLDYIAYKAFELLFSEKTGDMIEIMPSLIPRSSSIHTKI, encoded by the coding sequence ATGAATGACTTCACTAACTCAAAAGCTACAGTAAAGGCCCTGCCCGTTACGCTAAAGGATGTCGCTAAAGTGGCAGGAGTCAGTATATCTACTGTTTCGCGTATTCTTGATGAGCGATTACCTAAATCTAAGAGTAAATCGGCAGAAAAAGTTAGAATTATCGCAAAAGAACTGGGGTATACACGTGATGTGATGGCATCAAGTCTGAGGAGAGGTGGAACGGGTACAATTGGTATTCTGGTTCCTCGCCTGACCGATACAGTCATGGCGATTTTGTATGAGGAGTTGGCAAAAGCAGCTCAGCAAAGCGGTTATTTTACAATTGTAGCGACATGTGGGGATGATGTTTTAGAGGAAGAAAAAGCGATTGAATCTTTGTTGGGAAGGCGTGTTGATGGGCTCATTCTGGCAACTTCAAGAATCGATAGCCATGCGACAGAGAAGTTACGAGAATCTGGTGTGCCGCATACATTAGTACTGCGTACTGATCATATCAGTAACTCTGTGGTCGGTAATGATGTGCATGGTGGATATATTGCGACTCGTCATTTGATCGATCTTGGTCATAAACGTATCGGTATCGTGACCGGACCTGATTATTCATCGAATTCCTTAGGCCGGACGGAAGGCTATAAACAGGCATTGGCACAAGCCGGGATCGAGTTCGAGCCAGATCTGTGTATTGCATCACGTTTTGATTTTGAATCAGGTCAGAAAGCTGGAGCGCTCCTTTTTAATCTGCCAATCAGGCCGACAGCAATTTTCGCTGTTACTGACAACTTAGCGTTAGGTGTTATCTCTGCGGCAAAAGAACTGGATTTATTGCCGGGTGAAGATTTTGCTTTGGTCGGTTACAACGATACGCCTCTCGCGACTATGCTACCTACACCGATATCGTCAGTCTATGTTCCGCTGGATTATATTGCCTATAAAGCGTTCGAACTTTTATTCTCTGAAAAAACAGGTGATATGATTGAAATTATGCCGAGCTTGATTCCTCGCTCCTCATCAATTCATACTAAGATTTAG